The following proteins are co-located in the Sulfitobacter guttiformis genome:
- a CDS encoding Rossmann-fold NAD(P)-binding domain-containing protein → MQGPETGAALSPVVNSNRKTEADIRASGIGWVIGRNGIYIEPDIGYIDSYRKAGEIANCAGDGRCGYTTRGELAVAYALILAEPQHHCQTYNLHGTLITKTDLPAYMNRAFGTDLTFRTMSVEDYRTATRLSHRHLAGAGTVPFDHMGADPGH, encoded by the coding sequence GTGCAGGGGCCTGAGACCGGCGCCGCCTTGTCGCCGGTGGTCAATAGCAACCGTAAGACAGAGGCCGACATTCGCGCCAGTGGCATAGGCTGGGTCATCGGGCGCAACGGCATCTATATCGAGCCCGACATCGGATATATCGACAGCTATCGCAAGGCGGGCGAGATCGCCAACTGCGCGGGCGACGGGCGTTGTGGGTATACGACGCGTGGGGAACTGGCGGTGGCCTACGCCCTTATATTGGCCGAACCGCAACACCACTGCCAGACCTACAATCTGCACGGCACGCTAATCACCAAAACCGACCTTCCGGCCTACATGAACCGCGCCTTTGGCACCGATCTGACCTTCCGCACCATGAGTGTCGAAGACTACCGCACCGCGACGCGCCTTTCTCATCGGCATCTGGCTGGCGCTGGAACTGTGCCGTTTGATCACATGGGTGCTGATCCAGGACATTGA